In one Verrucomicrobiota bacterium genomic region, the following are encoded:
- a CDS encoding transaldolase yields the protein MKTLDYLSVKIFADGADLAGMLDLYRNPVIKGLTTNPTLMRKAGVKDYESFAKEILQSVQTKPISFEVFSDEFPEMRRQALKIRDWQHNVFVKIPITNSHGESAIPLIKELAALEVQLNITAILTLDQVRHVAAVLNPDVAAVVSVFAGRIADTGRHPDPIMRASKSLLSHLPKAELLWASVREVLNIIQAEECDCDIVTVPHDILNKAIKMIGTDLTDLSLDTVKMFARDAHEAGFTL from the coding sequence ATGAAAACGCTCGACTACCTTTCCGTAAAGATCTTTGCCGACGGTGCCGACCTCGCGGGCATGCTCGACCTCTACCGCAATCCGGTCATCAAAGGACTTACCACTAATCCGACGCTGATGCGCAAGGCGGGGGTTAAAGACTACGAGAGTTTCGCGAAAGAAATTCTGCAAAGCGTCCAAACCAAACCGATTTCGTTCGAGGTTTTTTCGGATGAATTCCCGGAAATGCGGCGCCAGGCACTGAAGATCCGTGACTGGCAGCACAACGTCTTCGTCAAAATCCCGATCACCAATTCGCACGGCGAATCTGCGATTCCCCTGATCAAGGAACTGGCCGCCCTGGAGGTTCAGCTGAACATCACCGCCATCCTGACTTTGGACCAGGTCCGGCACGTCGCGGCGGTGTTGAATCCTGACGTTGCGGCGGTGGTTTCCGTTTTTGCCGGGCGCATCGCGGACACCGGGCGGCATCCCGACCCGATCATGCGGGCCAGCAAATCGTTGTTAAGCCACCTTCCCAAAGCCGAGCTCCTCTGGGCAAGCGTCCGGGAGGTGCTCAACATCATCCAGGCCGAGGAATGCGACTGCGACATCGTCACCGTGCCGCACGACATCCTCAACAAGGCCATTAAAATGATCGGCACCGACCTGACCGACCTCTCGCTCGACACCGTGAAGATGTTTGCGCGCGACGCGCACGAGGCCGGGTTTACCTTGTAA
- a CDS encoding HAD family hydrolase: protein MKGTRREDQFRYSTPGTRHPARRAVFLDRDGVINRPVVVDSKPYPPRSSAEFDLLPGVPEACSRLRAAGFLLVVVTNQPDVGRGTLDRATVELIHAEMCRRLPIDLVKVCYHAGEKYGEPCGCRKPRPGMLLEAARELEIDLASSFMVGDRWRDVDCGKRAGCQTIFIDWNYDEPLREAPDLRAGSLLDAARLLTMPTSAR, encoded by the coding sequence ATTAAGGGCACACGGCGGGAAGACCAGTTCCGTTACTCGACACCCGGCACTCGACACCCGGCACGCCGCGCTGTCTTCCTCGACCGTGACGGCGTAATTAACCGTCCCGTCGTGGTTGACTCCAAGCCGTACCCGCCCCGCTCATCGGCGGAGTTCGACCTGCTGCCGGGGGTGCCCGAAGCGTGTTCACGGCTGAGGGCGGCCGGCTTTCTGCTGGTGGTGGTGACCAACCAACCCGACGTCGGGCGAGGCACGCTGGACCGGGCGACGGTTGAACTGATCCATGCCGAGATGTGCCGCCGTTTGCCGATCGACCTCGTCAAGGTCTGTTATCATGCGGGCGAAAAGTATGGCGAACCATGCGGGTGCCGTAAGCCCAGGCCGGGGATGCTTCTCGAGGCGGCGCGGGAACTGGAAATCGATCTTGCCAGCTCGTTCATGGTGGGCGACCGGTGGCGTGACGTCGACTGCGGAAAACGGGCCGGTTGCCAAACCATTTTTATTGATTGGAATTACGACGAACCGTTGCGGGAGGCACCGGATCTCCGGGCCGGCAGCCTTTTGGACGCAGCGCGATTACTTACGATGCCAACTTCCGCCAGATGA